A genomic stretch from Candidatus Woesearchaeota archaeon includes:
- the topA gene encoding DNA topoisomerase I has protein sequence MTYELIITEKPNAAQKIAEALADGKPIKENHQGAPYYKVTHGNKDIVVGCAVGHLFTVVEKDKKGWTYPIFDVYWEQTSKSSKGAAYTSKYVSALKKLAKDAREITVACDYDIEGEVIGLNIVKYVCKRNDAQRMKFSTLTKDELRKAYETKSKTLNWGLGNAGLTRHELDWYYGINLSRALSLAVKSAGSFKILSSGRVQGPALKIVVDREKEIAAFVPVPYWQLQLLWEKNKTVVEAWHIQDKFDERQKAVEIFEKVKGKPCYVVKLETSQFDQSPPTPFDLTSLQIEAYRCFRIQPNITLAIAQELYLAGVISYPRTSSQKLPKELGYKTLLTKLQSNLVYKELATKLLAKKELIPHEGKKTDSAHPAIYPTGENASLDERQQKIYDLITKRFLATFADPAKRETVVITLDIEREAFLSKGTRTIEKGWHIFYEPYVKLEELELPHVQEKESVQVNDVLLHDKETQPPKRYTPASIIKELERQNLGTKATRATVIETLFDRGYVTGQPIQATKLGINTVETLEKHSPQILDQELTRHFEEEMDQIEQGTKKNQEVLDEAKDVLTKLLHKFKQEEKEIGSELIDAYRESDRIANTVGECHKCHKGVLMIKRGKYGFFIACDQYPQCDVTITLPSNALIKTSDQVCDTCGLPKVNVIRRGKRPQLFCIGPDCASKVQDTQTINSVQQLPEKLPQPCPNCGKEIILRKSFYGQFYGCSGYPACRTVAKINKDGTIGAPYQSKPKEKKIKESKKETASETEVASAEKPAKKTVSKRMAKKKTDKK, from the coding sequence ATGACTTATGAGTTAATAATAACTGAAAAACCTAATGCAGCTCAAAAAATAGCTGAAGCTTTGGCAGATGGCAAGCCTATTAAAGAAAATCATCAAGGCGCACCATACTACAAAGTAACTCATGGCAATAAAGATATTGTTGTTGGCTGCGCTGTTGGTCATTTATTTACTGTTGTTGAAAAAGACAAAAAAGGGTGGACATATCCTATCTTTGATGTTTATTGGGAGCAAACGAGTAAATCTTCTAAAGGCGCAGCATATACTTCTAAATATGTCTCTGCCTTAAAAAAACTTGCAAAAGATGCTCGTGAGATTACTGTAGCTTGCGATTATGATATTGAAGGAGAGGTTATTGGATTAAATATTGTGAAATATGTCTGCAAGCGTAATGATGCGCAGCGTATGAAATTCTCAACTCTAACTAAAGATGAATTGCGAAAAGCCTATGAAACTAAATCAAAAACTTTAAATTGGGGTTTGGGGAATGCAGGGCTTACTCGCCATGAATTAGATTGGTATTACGGCATTAATCTTAGCAGAGCATTGTCCTTAGCAGTAAAATCAGCTGGTTCATTCAAAATTCTTTCTTCGGGCAGAGTTCAAGGTCCAGCTTTAAAAATAGTAGTTGACCGGGAAAAGGAAATTGCTGCTTTTGTGCCTGTGCCTTATTGGCAATTGCAGCTGTTATGGGAAAAAAATAAAACAGTTGTTGAAGCATGGCATATTCAAGATAAATTTGATGAGCGGCAAAAAGCAGTTGAGATTTTTGAAAAAGTCAAAGGCAAGCCTTGTTATGTTGTTAAATTAGAGACTTCTCAATTTGACCAGTCACCGCCAACACCTTTTGATTTAACGAGTCTGCAAATTGAAGCTTATCGCTGCTTTAGAATTCAACCAAATATCACGCTTGCTATTGCCCAAGAATTATATCTTGCCGGTGTTATTTCCTATCCAAGAACCTCTTCACAGAAATTACCTAAAGAGCTTGGTTATAAAACTCTGTTAACAAAATTGCAAAGTAATTTGGTTTATAAAGAATTAGCAACCAAGCTCCTTGCAAAAAAAGAATTGATTCCTCATGAAGGCAAGAAAACTGATTCAGCACATCCGGCAATTTATCCAACAGGAGAGAATGCTTCTCTTGATGAGCGCCAGCAGAAAATCTATGATCTTATTACTAAGCGTTTTCTTGCGACGTTTGCAGATCCTGCTAAACGAGAGACCGTAGTTATCACCTTAGATATTGAACGAGAAGCTTTTCTTTCAAAAGGAACTCGCACTATTGAAAAAGGATGGCATATTTTTTATGAACCATATGTTAAATTAGAAGAGCTTGAACTTCCTCATGTTCAAGAAAAAGAATCCGTGCAAGTAAACGATGTATTGCTACATGATAAAGAAACACAACCGCCTAAGCGATACACACCAGCATCTATCATTAAAGAATTAGAGCGGCAAAATCTTGGCACCAAAGCAACGCGAGCTACTGTTATTGAAACACTTTTTGATAGAGGTTATGTAACTGGTCAGCCAATTCAAGCGACTAAATTAGGAATTAATACCGTTGAAACTTTAGAAAAACATTCTCCTCAAATTTTGGATCAAGAATTAACACGCCACTTTGAAGAAGAAATGGATCAGATTGAACAAGGAACTAAAAAAAATCAGGAAGTTTTGGATGAAGCAAAAGATGTTTTAACAAAACTTCTTCATAAATTTAAGCAGGAAGAAAAAGAAATAGGAAGTGAGCTTATTGATGCCTATCGTGAATCAGATCGAATTGCGAATACTGTTGGTGAATGCCATAAATGCCATAAAGGGGTATTAATGATTAAACGTGGGAAATACGGTTTTTTTATTGCTTGTGATCAATATCCTCAATGTGATGTCACTATTACTTTGCCAAGCAATGCTCTTATTAAAACATCTGACCAAGTATGCGATACTTGTGGATTGCCAAAAGTCAATGTTATCAGAAGAGGAAAACGCCCTCAATTGTTTTGCATTGGTCCAGACTGCGCTTCTAAAGTTCAGGATACACAAACAATTAATTCAGTCCAGCAATTACCTGAAAAATTACCTCAGCCCTGCCCAAACTGTGGCAAAGAAATTATCTTGAGAAAGTCATTTTACGGGCAATTTTATGGGTGTTCTGGTTATCCAGCATGCAGAACCGTTGCCAAGATTAACAAAGATGGAACTATAGGAGCGCCTTATCAAAGCAAGCCAAAGGAGAAGAAAATTAAAGAGTCTAAAAAAGAAACTGCTTCTGAAACTGAAGTTGCTTCAGCTGAAAAGCCTGCTAAAAAAACAGTTTCTAAAAGAATGGCTAAGAAAAAAACAGATAAAAAATAG
- the nadC gene encoding carboxylating nicotinate-nucleotide diphosphorylase, with product MDALDTLLKLALDEDIGNGDITTNLIATPDKQAEAVVGAKAPGILCGIEVVKRLVALYNPDINFQPLKQDGDMIHQGDKILKLQGNVNALLTIERTLLNFLQRLSGVATTAHIFVEQIAHTSAVLLDTRKTIPGYRILEKYAVKVGGGSNHRFGLYDMVLVKDNHISLAGSLTNAVEKVQIIREQDPHMTIEVEIESLEQLDELLLLIKVKDVIIDMIMFDNMSANDIKDGVALVKHFNIKHHKNIKIEASGGINLDTIRSIAETGVDFISVGAALTMNALSLDMDIAITSLP from the coding sequence ATGGATGCTTTAGATACTCTCTTGAAATTAGCGCTTGATGAAGATATTGGGAATGGTGATATTACTACTAATCTTATTGCCACTCCTGATAAACAGGCAGAAGCAGTTGTTGGAGCAAAAGCTCCTGGAATTCTTTGCGGTATCGAAGTTGTTAAACGGCTTGTTGCCTTGTATAATCCAGATATTAATTTTCAACCATTGAAGCAGGATGGAGATATGATACATCAAGGCGATAAAATTCTCAAACTTCAGGGAAATGTTAATGCCCTCTTAACTATTGAGAGAACCCTGCTTAATTTCTTGCAAAGGTTATCAGGAGTTGCAACAACAGCGCATATCTTTGTTGAACAGATTGCCCATACTTCCGCAGTATTATTAGACACGAGAAAAACAATTCCAGGCTATCGCATCCTTGAGAAGTATGCTGTTAAAGTTGGCGGTGGCAGTAATCATCGCTTTGGACTTTATGATATGGTTTTAGTTAAAGATAATCATATATCGCTTGCAGGCTCATTGACTAATGCCGTTGAAAAAGTTCAAATTATCCGAGAGCAAGATCCCCATATGACTATCGAAGTTGAAATTGAATCTTTAGAACAATTAGATGAATTGCTTTTGCTTATTAAAGTTAAGGATGTTATTATTGATATGATCATGTTTGACAACATGTCAGCTAATGATATTAAAGATGGCGTAGCTCTTGTTAAACATTTTAATATCAAGCATCACAAAAATATTAAGATTGAGGCTTCCGGCGGCATTAATCTTGATACTATTCGCAGTATTGCGGAAACAGGCGTGGATTTTATTTCAGTCGGGGCAGCATTAACTATGAATGCTTTGTCGTTAGATATGGATATTGCTATAACTTCTTTACCATAA
- a CDS encoding DNA double-strand break repair nuclease NurA codes for MDILKELLGTLAIKSPAPSSPNEEKMMFSSQGYEALPLRQENFHPIHDNNYNYCRNDKICFIDGGNNELLEAPNFSIQLIRVAAVVIEENKTRKIIKEEYYLLARTIIKNNAIFFSVDFFPLSKQSASIFPEKDDLLINANDITIKTGNERAEIAKMGEIARKFSELRLAKNMIAELNKNDIIILDNHLKSMITNEDKYWQELYEEGIKNNVVIAGLSKTTNLLTTSGNSAIGALYELAPKNIRSWYYYPSVKITNTQHQAEMYFVKLHEKSNYIFKFEIYQKQHTPDAVKDILENMAKNSKDYIFPGYPYGLIVVDKEARVSEQEKQYYKMKLTVITGKQDEALQTSVRAENAHDILDSIQ; via the coding sequence ATGGATATACTAAAAGAATTATTAGGAACATTAGCAATAAAATCACCTGCGCCTAGTTCACCGAATGAAGAAAAAATGATGTTTTCTTCACAAGGATATGAAGCGCTGCCATTGCGCCAAGAAAATTTCCACCCTATTCACGACAATAATTATAATTATTGCCGCAATGATAAAATTTGCTTTATTGATGGAGGAAATAATGAATTGCTGGAAGCACCAAATTTCTCAATTCAACTAATAAGAGTCGCAGCAGTAGTGATAGAAGAAAATAAAACAAGAAAAATAATAAAAGAGGAATATTACTTGCTCGCAAGAACAATCATAAAAAATAATGCTATTTTTTTTAGTGTTGATTTCTTTCCTTTAAGCAAGCAAAGCGCATCTATTTTTCCAGAGAAAGATGATCTCTTGATAAATGCAAATGATATAACGATAAAAACGGGAAATGAACGTGCTGAAATCGCAAAAATGGGGGAAATAGCAAGAAAATTTTCAGAATTGCGCTTGGCAAAGAACATGATAGCAGAATTGAACAAAAATGATATCATTATCCTCGACAATCATTTAAAAAGTATGATCACCAATGAAGATAAATATTGGCAGGAATTATATGAGGAAGGAATTAAGAACAATGTTGTTATCGCAGGATTATCTAAGACAACAAATCTATTGACAACATCAGGAAATAGTGCTATTGGAGCATTGTATGAATTAGCGCCAAAAAACATTAGATCATGGTATTATTATCCTTCAGTTAAGATTACCAACACTCAGCATCAAGCAGAGATGTATTTTGTAAAATTACATGAAAAAAGCAACTATATTTTTAAATTTGAAATATACCAAAAACAACATACACCGGATGCAGTAAAAGATATTCTTGAAAACATGGCTAAAAATAGCAAAGATTACATTTTCCCCGGTTATCCTTATGGATTAATAGTTGTCGACAAAGAAGCGCGTGTTTCTGAACAAGAAAAACAATATTATAAAATGAAATTAACCGTAATAACAGGAAAACAAGATGAAGCATTGCAAACATCAGTGAGAGCAGAAAATGCGCACGATATACTAGATAGCATTCAGTAA
- the argS gene encoding arginine--tRNA ligase codes for MDKYRKEIEDLLEKELNKKEIVLEIPKESNLGDYAFPCFILSKELKKSPMIIAQELVQKLTPSEHMQKITANGPYVNFFMNKKSLAKTVVKEIFTKKEDYGKGEEKKERVMIEFSQANTHKAFHVGHVRGTSIGESLVRILHHYGHEVIRVNYQGDTGMHVAKWLWCYLKYHQNDAFDKHTKATWIASVYVDAVKRLSESKDAANKEFEQEVLEINKKLDNKSDKELLKLWKKTRAWSLEEFERIYQDLNTRFDHYFFEGEMDEPAKNIVHRMIEKGIAKIDEGAAIINLEKYNLGIFVLLRKDGTALYSSKDLALAEIKFNKYNIDKSIYVVGAAQTLHLKQAFKTLEIMGFKQGELCRHVAFAEVRLPSGKMSSRTGENILYEDMKQMVFDYTREETLKRHIDWEKDKIEKTVKAISIAAIKFDMLNRDNNKMIVFDVKTACDFEGETGPYLQYANARINSVLKKYGKKAAGDIDVALFNEQEQKLIVLLSRFPLAVEEASLQLKPSIICRYLLDLCQLFNEYYHQTPILKAEHEALVKARTLLCYNIGTVIKKGLDLLGIETPEEM; via the coding sequence ATGGATAAATATCGTAAAGAAATCGAGGATCTTTTAGAGAAAGAGCTTAACAAAAAAGAGATTGTTCTTGAAATCCCTAAAGAGAGCAACCTTGGAGACTATGCTTTTCCTTGCTTTATATTAAGCAAAGAACTTAAAAAAAGTCCCATGATTATTGCGCAGGAATTAGTGCAAAAACTGACACCTTCTGAGCATATGCAGAAAATAACGGCAAATGGCCCTTATGTAAATTTTTTCATGAACAAAAAAAGCTTGGCGAAAACAGTAGTAAAGGAAATTTTCACAAAAAAAGAAGATTATGGAAAAGGAGAAGAGAAAAAAGAGCGTGTGATGATTGAGTTTAGCCAGGCAAACACTCACAAAGCATTCCATGTTGGTCATGTGAGAGGTACTTCTATTGGTGAGAGTTTAGTGCGAATATTACACCACTATGGCCATGAAGTGATTAGAGTAAATTATCAAGGGGACACTGGTATGCATGTTGCAAAATGGCTGTGGTGTTATTTAAAATACCATCAGAACGATGCGTTTGATAAACATACCAAAGCAACATGGATAGCAAGTGTCTATGTTGATGCAGTAAAAAGATTATCTGAAAGCAAAGATGCTGCCAATAAAGAATTTGAACAAGAAGTGCTTGAAATAAATAAAAAACTTGACAATAAATCAGATAAAGAGCTTCTTAAACTCTGGAAAAAAACACGGGCATGGAGTTTAGAAGAATTTGAAAGAATCTATCAAGACCTTAACACGAGGTTTGACCATTATTTTTTTGAAGGCGAGATGGATGAGCCTGCAAAGAATATTGTTCATCGGATGATAGAAAAAGGCATTGCAAAAATAGATGAAGGGGCAGCAATTATAAATCTTGAAAAATATAATCTAGGAATTTTTGTGCTTCTCAGAAAAGACGGCACTGCTCTTTACTCTTCAAAAGATCTTGCATTGGCAGAAATTAAATTCAACAAATACAATATTGATAAAAGCATTTATGTTGTGGGAGCAGCGCAAACACTTCATTTAAAGCAGGCCTTTAAAACATTAGAAATAATGGGATTTAAGCAGGGAGAACTTTGCCGGCACGTTGCATTTGCTGAAGTAAGATTGCCATCTGGAAAAATGTCTTCCCGTACAGGAGAAAATATTCTTTATGAAGACATGAAACAAATGGTGTTTGATTACACACGAGAAGAAACACTGAAACGGCATATTGATTGGGAGAAAGATAAGATCGAAAAGACAGTCAAGGCAATTAGCATTGCTGCAATAAAATTTGATATGCTTAATAGGGACAACAATAAAATGATAGTATTTGATGTCAAAACCGCTTGTGATTTTGAGGGCGAAACAGGTCCTTATCTACAATATGCTAATGCAAGGATTAACAGTGTGTTAAAAAAATACGGAAAAAAAGCAGCAGGAGATATAGACGTTGCATTATTCAATGAACAAGAACAAAAATTAATCGTATTGCTAAGCAGATTTCCTCTTGCAGTCGAAGAAGCAAGCCTTCAATTAAAACCAAGTATCATATGCAGATATCTGCTGGATCTGTGCCAGTTATTTAATGAGTATTATCATCAAACACCTATTTTGAAAGCAGAACATGAAGCATTAGTAAAAGCAAGAACTTTATTGTGCTATAATATAGGGACTGTTATCAAAAAGGGGCTCGATTTATTAGGAATAGAAACACCAGAAGAGATGTAA
- the mnmH gene encoding tRNA 2-selenouridine(34) synthase MnmH produces the protein MVEKITIQKCIDQNFVFFDTRTPNEFAEDHIPGAISLPLFSNEERAIVGTIYKQVGKEQAIEEGIKYFSAKLDTFFKEVKQYKQQKIVIYCWRGGMRSKAVASFLESIGFDVFQLEGGHKAYRTYVREQLPKISLPKNILVLWGLTGVGKTELLITLKKQEYNTLDLEGLAQHRSSMFGGIGLKPRTQKMFESYLFQALKTLENKNYVFTEGESKKIGNVQIPDFLMESIKKGINIRVNENIEKRAKRITKEYYQDPEMIEEIKKIIPKTKQKVGKQQVQMMLNALEQKDFITTNKILLEYYYDPLYKYTIDAIKYESIITNDIEGLKKLKELVITI, from the coding sequence ATGGTTGAAAAGATAACTATCCAAAAATGTATTGATCAAAACTTTGTCTTTTTCGACACAAGAACGCCAAACGAGTTTGCCGAAGATCATATCCCAGGAGCCATAAGCTTGCCTTTATTTTCTAATGAAGAACGGGCGATAGTTGGAACGATATACAAGCAAGTGGGAAAAGAGCAGGCGATTGAAGAAGGAATTAAATATTTTTCAGCAAAACTTGATACTTTTTTTAAAGAAGTTAAACAGTATAAACAACAAAAAATAGTGATCTATTGCTGGCGTGGAGGGATGCGTTCAAAAGCAGTTGCTAGTTTTCTTGAAAGCATTGGTTTTGATGTTTTTCAGCTTGAAGGAGGACATAAAGCATATAGAACTTATGTTCGAGAGCAACTGCCAAAAATAAGCCTCCCTAAAAACATCTTGGTGCTGTGGGGATTAACAGGTGTTGGAAAAACTGAATTATTAATCACGCTAAAAAAACAAGAGTATAATACTCTTGATCTTGAAGGATTAGCCCAGCATAGAAGTTCAATGTTTGGAGGCATTGGCTTAAAACCAAGAACGCAAAAGATGTTCGAATCATATTTATTTCAAGCATTAAAAACCCTAGAAAATAAAAATTATGTTTTTACTGAAGGTGAGAGCAAGAAGATTGGGAATGTGCAGATACCTGATTTTTTAATGGAAAGTATAAAAAAAGGAATTAATATTCGCGTTAACGAGAATATTGAAAAAAGAGCAAAAAGAATAACAAAAGAATATTATCAAGACCCTGAGATGATTGAAGAAATTAAAAAGATAATTCCAAAAACAAAGCAAAAAGTCGGTAAACAACAGGTGCAAATGATGCTTAATGCGTTAGAACAAAAAGATTTTATAACAACCAATAAAATTCTTTTAGAATATTATTATGATCCATTATATAAATACACCATAGATGCCATTAAATATGAATCTATTATTACTAATGACATAGAAGGATTGAAAAAATTAAAAGAACTTGTAATAACAATATGA
- a CDS encoding DEAD/DEAH box helicase encodes MKLEKLKDKIPEKVYAKLVERKFNELLPCQVKAIQQGLFEDKNLLVCTPTGSGKTLVAELGIINAIFHDIGKAIYIVPLKSLASEKFKEFKQRYPNIKIALSIGDIDSSDSYLKEYDLILCTSEKLDSLIRHQTPWLKDIKVVIVDEIHLLHDPERGPTLEIMITLLRHVLKNIQIIGLSATIGNPDELAAWLDAELVIDTWRPVRLDKGIYLEGNIEFV; translated from the coding sequence ATGAAATTAGAAAAATTAAAGGACAAAATCCCTGAAAAAGTATACGCCAAATTAGTAGAAAGAAAATTTAATGAGCTTTTGCCTTGCCAAGTCAAAGCAATACAACAGGGGCTTTTTGAAGACAAAAATCTATTGGTTTGTACACCAACTGGTTCAGGAAAAACCTTAGTTGCAGAATTGGGGATTATTAATGCTATTTTCCATGATATTGGTAAAGCGATTTACATTGTGCCATTAAAATCATTAGCTTCTGAAAAATTCAAAGAATTTAAACAACGGTATCCAAACATTAAGATTGCGCTTTCCATTGGGGATATTGATAGTTCAGACAGTTATCTTAAAGAATATGATCTTATTTTATGCACCTCTGAAAAGTTAGATTCATTAATAAGGCATCAAACACCTTGGTTAAAAGATATTAAAGTAGTAATCGTTGATGAAATACATTTGCTCCATGATCCAGAACGCGGACCAACACTTGAAATTATGATTACTCTTTTGCGCCATGTATTAAAGAATATTCAGATCATAGGATTATCTGCCACTATTGGCAATCCAGACGAATTAGCAGCATGGCTTGATGCAGAACTGGTGATAGATACTTGGAGACCAGTAAGATTAGACAAAGGTATTTATTTAGAGGGGAACATTGAGTTTGTATAA
- a CDS encoding LEA type 2 family protein, whose product MTQNYNPLVYGLVLMVIALSAIFLLGNNLTKVTLVTFEVDEIGGFSDKGFTMNGTVTLKNPSRISVSIDSINYDISLKETGDILSSGVIPSFVLEKNAVTTVPFQQNVGWNIGLKQAFSLSRKEKVEVRINGMININVPGENSYQIPFEKTIDIKEKVKEILKDKLSFWN is encoded by the coding sequence ATGACACAGAATTATAATCCACTAGTATATGGATTAGTGCTTATGGTGATTGCATTAAGCGCAATATTCCTTTTAGGCAATAACTTAACAAAAGTAACCTTAGTAACCTTTGAAGTTGATGAGATTGGAGGCTTTAGTGACAAAGGTTTTACGATGAATGGCACAGTTACTTTAAAAAACCCGAGCAGAATAAGTGTCTCTATTGATAGTATCAACTACGACATTAGCCTGAAAGAAACAGGTGATATACTCAGCTCAGGAGTTATACCAAGCTTTGTTTTGGAAAAGAACGCGGTAACTACTGTTCCTTTCCAGCAAAATGTTGGTTGGAATATTGGCTTAAAACAGGCATTTTCTTTAAGTAGAAAAGAAAAAGTTGAAGTACGCATCAATGGCATGATTAATATTAATGTTCCTGGTGAAAATTCGTATCAAATACCTTTTGAAAAGACAATTGATATTAAAGAAAAAGTCAAGGAAATTCTCAAAGATAAATTAAGCTTCTGGAATTAA
- a CDS encoding acylphosphatase, protein MIRHNQIIVHGRVQGVFYRRHTLQKAIELGIKGFVQNKDDGAVYIEAEGTIDQLKKLIEWCKQGPDAAKVDKIEVKEDSIKQYHDFIIKY, encoded by the coding sequence ATGATAAGACATAACCAGATCATTGTTCACGGAAGAGTACAAGGTGTTTTCTATAGAAGACATACCTTGCAAAAAGCAATAGAATTAGGAATAAAAGGTTTTGTGCAAAACAAAGATGATGGAGCAGTGTATATCGAAGCAGAAGGAACAATTGACCAATTAAAAAAATTAATAGAGTGGTGCAAACAAGGTCCTGATGCTGCTAAAGTAGATAAGATTGAAGTTAAAGAAGATAGTATCAAACAATACCATGATTTTATTATCAAGTATTAA
- a CDS encoding NUDIX hydrolase yields the protein MKTRTIAIIVPYTKEGKVLLQKRHSISKWGEEWSFWGGGIDPGETKEQAARRELKEELDFDVQNLPYLGGINKIMKHIKDLELWYITYEIFVTPISGDLSQFHVHEGDGLGLFSLSEARHLKMAPIDSQALDVVEAFLSTLLTLDKSEITA from the coding sequence ATGAAAACACGGACTATTGCTATTATTGTACCTTACACTAAAGAAGGCAAGGTTCTTCTTCAAAAACGTCATTCTATTAGCAAATGGGGCGAAGAATGGTCATTTTGGGGTGGTGGCATAGATCCAGGAGAAACTAAAGAGCAAGCTGCTCGAAGAGAGTTAAAAGAAGAATTAGATTTTGATGTTCAAAATTTACCATATCTTGGCGGGATTAATAAAATTATGAAACATATCAAAGATTTGGAATTATGGTATATTACTTATGAAATCTTTGTTACTCCTATTTCAGGCGATCTCAGCCAATTTCATGTACACGAAGGAGATGGGTTAGGGTTGTTTTCTTTGTCAGAAGCTCGTCATTTGAAAATGGCGCCTATTGATAGTCAAGCTTTAGATGTTGTTGAAGCCTTTTTATCTACTTTGTTAACCCTTGATAAATCAGAAATAACAGCGTAG
- a CDS encoding nucleotidyltransferase domain-containing protein produces the protein MESKEKKLLQLFFEEPTREWHFEEILREAEITRSKADRWLKQFIKEGLIKRIKEKRKMPYYMSDYEASAYKNRKKLFALDILYQSGLLNHLSSLKKAETIIIFGSFARSDWYKNSDLDIFIYGNADGLKIADYELKLHHEIQLFICQTKKELIKLGIGLVKNIIKGNIIKGNIDFVKVNINA, from the coding sequence ATGGAAAGTAAGGAAAAGAAATTATTACAATTATTTTTTGAAGAACCAACAAGAGAATGGCATTTTGAAGAGATATTGAGAGAAGCTGAAATAACTCGAAGCAAAGCAGACAGATGGCTCAAACAATTCATAAAAGAAGGATTGATTAAAAGGATAAAAGAAAAAAGAAAAATGCCTTATTACATGAGTGATTATGAAGCTTCAGCATATAAAAATAGGAAAAAATTATTTGCATTAGATATATTATATCAAAGTGGACTTTTAAATCACCTTAGTTCATTAAAAAAAGCAGAGACTATTATTATTTTTGGGAGTTTTGCACGTTCAGACTGGTATAAAAATAGTGATCTGGATATTTTTATTTATGGAAATGCAGATGGTTTGAAGATAGCAGATTATGAATTAAAACTACATCATGAGATACAACTATTTATCTGTCAAACGAAAAAAGAACTAATTAAATTAGGCATCGGCTTAGTAAAAAATATTATTAAAGGAAATATCATTAAAGGAAATATTGACTTTGTAAAGGTGAATATAAATGCCTGA
- the rlmD gene encoding 23S rRNA (uracil(1939)-C(5))-methyltransferase RlmD, which yields MSSPLCQYFGKCGGCTSQHIEYETQIINKKNQLARSIDFSDITVVDDQPYYYRNRMDLIFHPHGLGFREKGKWYSIVDIQQCVISNSKLNQLLNEIRDFFKGVDSFDLHKHTGTYRYAVIRTPEYDSSISFVLNEKSTKIAEAHEKIKAFAAKIIANNIIITYANPESDVSISSDFFVVKGKDMLEETYLGKKFLYSVQGFFQNNFRMAEKMHQHVHAILKSYKPAHKHLLDLYAGVGTFGIINAGLFKTVTMIESVKECIDAANQNIVNNEVKNVQAFVLDAQHIKRLNLQQPLFVITDPPRSGMSEKTIELLKNLEPEVIIYVSCNIEQLGKDVKKFKKYQLKSAALFDLFPQTPHSEAIVELVRKTD from the coding sequence ATGTCATCTCCACTCTGTCAATACTTTGGTAAATGCGGTGGCTGTACAAGCCAGCATATTGAATATGAAACACAAATCATCAATAAAAAAAATCAATTAGCAAGAAGCATTGATTTTTCTGATATTACGGTAGTTGATGATCAACCCTATTATTATCGCAATCGTATGGATCTCATCTTTCATCCTCATGGATTAGGCTTTAGAGAAAAAGGAAAATGGTATAGCATTGTTGACATACAACAATGTGTAATATCAAATAGCAAATTAAATCAATTATTGAATGAAATCAGAGATTTCTTCAAAGGTGTTGATAGTTTTGATCTCCATAAACATACTGGGACGTATAGATATGCGGTGATTAGAACTCCTGAGTATGATTCATCTATTTCATTTGTTCTCAACGAAAAATCAACAAAAATAGCAGAAGCTCATGAAAAGATTAAAGCGTTTGCTGCAAAAATAATAGCGAATAATATTATCATTACCTATGCGAATCCTGAAAGTGATGTCAGTATTTCATCTGATTTTTTTGTTGTCAAAGGCAAGGATATGCTTGAGGAAACGTACTTAGGAAAAAAATTTCTTTACTCAGTGCAAGGATTTTTCCAAAACAATTTCAGGATGGCAGAAAAAATGCACCAGCACGTTCATGCTATTTTAAAATCTTATAAACCTGCTCACAAACATCTTCTTGATCTTTACGCAGGTGTTGGCACCTTTGGGATTATTAATGCTGGGCTGTTTAAGACGGTTACTATGATTGAAAGCGTTAAAGAATGCATTGATGCTGCAAATCAAAATATTGTTAATAACGAGGTTAAAAATGTACAAGCATTTGTCTTAGACGCGCAACATATTAAACGATTAAATCTCCAACAACCATTATTTGTTATAACAGATCCTCCTCGTTCAGGTATGAGTGAGAAAACTATTGAACTACTTAAGAATCTCGAACCAGAAGTGATTATCTATGTTTCTTGTAATATTGAGCAGCTTGGAAAAGATGTTAAAAAATTTAAAAAATACCAGCTTAAAAGCGCAGCACTGTTTGATTTATTTCCTCAAACACCGCATAGTGAAGCGATAGTAGAACTGGTTAGGAAAACTGATTAG